Proteins from one Sarcophilus harrisii chromosome 2, mSarHar1.11, whole genome shotgun sequence genomic window:
- the PCK2 gene encoding phosphoenolpyruvate carboxykinase [GTP], mitochondrial — MASLYRPCLRLGWHGLCPWGYAPSRGNHAFRITSGDLGQLPAKVRDFVERSARLCQPEGIHICDGSETENDSILALLEREGLVRKLSKYDNCWLARTDPKDVARVESKTVIVTESQKDTVPIPADGVHGQLGNWMSPAQFQKALDERFPGCMRGRTMYVLPFSMGPVGSPLSRVGIQLTDSPYVVASMRIMTRLGKPVLQALGDKEFVKCLHSVGRPLPLEGELVNQWPCNPEKTLIGHVPDKREIISFGSGYGGNSLLGKKCFALRIASRLARDEGWLAEHMLILGITNPAGKKRYISAAFPSACGKTNLAMMRPTLPGWKVECVGDDIAWMKFDSDGRLRAINPENGFFGVAPGTSAMTNPNAMATIQSNTLFTNVAETSDGGVYWEGIDQNLPPGVTVTSWLGKTWKPGDKEPCAHPNSRFCAPARQCPIIDPAWEASEGVPIDAIIFGGRRPKGVPLVYEAFNWRHGVFVGSAMRSESTAAAEHKGKIIMHDPFAMRPFFGYNFGRYLEHWLSMEGRPGVQLPRIFHVNWFRRDAAGRFLWPGFGENSRVLDWICRRLEGEESAQTTPVGLVPKEGALNLSGLGSVDFSELFSLPKEFWQQEVQEIRSYLREQVNQDLPREVLAELEALEGRIRKM, encoded by the exons gCTGGGTTGGCATGGATTGTGCCCCTGGGGCTATGCTCCAAGCCGTGGCAACCATGCATTTCGGATAACCAGTGGAGATTTGGGTCAGCTTCCAGCTAAGGTGAGGGACTTTGTGGAACGAAGTGCCCGTCTGTGCCAACCAGAAGGCATCCACATCTGCGATGGCAGTGAGACAGAGAATGATTCCATACTGGCCCTGCTGGAACGTGAAGGCCTTGTTCGAAAGCTCTCCAAGTATGACAACTG TTGGCTGGCTCGAACTGATCCCAAGGATGTGGCCCGAGTAGAAAGCAAGACGGTGATTGTGACAGAGTCTCAGAAGGACACAGTGCCCATCCCAGCTGATGGAGTCCATGGACAGCTGGGCAATTGGATGTCACCAGCCCAGTTTCAGAAAGCTCTAGATGAGAGGTTTCCTGGCTGCATGCGGG GCCGCACTATGTATGTACTTCCATTCAGCATGGGCCCCGTGGGGTCCCCCCTATCTCGTGTGGGTATTCAACTGACTGATTCCCCCTATGTGGTAGCCAGCATGCGAATCATGACCCGACTTGGGAAGCCTGTGCTTCAGGCCCTAGGGGATAAGGAGTTTGTCAAATGTCTGCACTCGGTGGGCCGACCTTTGCCCCTGGAAG GGGAGCTGGTGAACCAGTGGCCGTGCAACCCTGAGAAAACCCTGATTGGCCATGTACCTGACAAGCGGGAGATCATCTCTTTCGGCAGTGGCTATGGCGGCAATTCCCTGCTGGGCAAGAAGTGCTTCGCCCTTCGCATCGCTTCTCGCCTGGCCAGAGATGAGGGCTGGCTGGCTGAGCACATGCTG ATCCTGGGTATCACCAACCCCGCTGGGAAGAAACGCTACATATCAGCTGCTTTCCCCAGCGCCTGTGGCAAGACTAATCTTGCTATGATGCGGCCTACTCTGCCTGGTTGGAAAGTGGAATGTGTAGGTGATGACATTGCCTGGATGAAGTTTGACAGTGATG GCCGCCTTCGAGCTATCAACCCTGAAAACGGCTTTTTTGGTGTGGCACCTGGAACATCGGCAATGACAAATCCCAATGCTATGGCCACAATCCAAAGCAATACCCTCTTCACCAACGTAGCAGAGACTAGTGATGGTGGCGTATACTGGGAAGGCATTGATCAGAACCTCCCCCCTGGGGTCACTGTCACTTCCTGGTTGGGCAAGACCTGGAAACCTG GTGACAAGGAGCCCTGTGCACATCCCAACTCACGATTCTGTGCCCCGGCCCGCCAGTGCCCCATCATAGACCCTGCATGGGAGGCCTCTGAAGGTGTACCCATAGATGCCATCATCTTTGGAGGACGACGACCCAAAG GAGTACCCCTAGTATATGAAGCATTCAATTGGCGCCATGGTGTCTTTGTGGGCAGTGCCATGCGCTCTGAGTCCACTGCTGCAGCTGAACACAAAG GGAAGATCATTATGCACGATCCATTTGCCATGCGGCCCTTCTTTGGCTACAACTTTGGGCGTTATTTGGAGCACTGGCTGAGCATGGAGGGGAGGCCGGGAGTTCAGCTTCCCCGGATCTTCCATGTCAACTGGTTCCGGCGGGATGCAGCAGGTCGATTCTTATGGCCAGGCTTTGGGGAGAATTCTCGGGTGCTGGACTGGATCTGCCGTAGGCTGGAGGGCGAGGAGAGTGCCCAAACAACACCAGTGGGGCTAGTGCCAAAGGAAGGGGCACTGAATCTGAGTGGCTTGGGGTCTGTGGACTTCTCTGAGCTATTTTCATTGCCTAAAGAGTTCTGGCAACAGGAGGTCCAGGAAATACGAAGCTACCTGAGGGAGCAAGTCAATCAAGACCTGCCCCGGGAGGTATTGGCTGAGTTAGAGGCACTGGAGGGGAGAATACGAAAAATGTGA